In one Sphingomonas sp. AP4-R1 genomic region, the following are encoded:
- the dapA gene encoding 4-hydroxy-tetrahydrodipicolinate synthase, whose amino-acid sequence MFSGSIPALVTPIRDGRIDEATFRGFVDWQIENGSSALVPCGTTGESATMSIEEHDRVVAICVEQAAGRVPVIAGCGSNQTTVAASHMDRAKAAGADAALVVLPYYNRPNQDGIEAHFRHLAAHNDLPIIIYNVPGRTVTDITVETMAKLAALPTIVGVKDASGKAERVTAQRLACGPDFCQLSGNDDMALGFMAMGGKGCISVTANVAPRLCADFQAACAEGRWGDALALQDRLFPLHAALFSDASPGPTKYALTKVRPGFPEELRLPMTWPSEASRKAVDAALAHAGLL is encoded by the coding sequence ATGTTCAGCGGGTCGATTCCTGCGCTTGTGACGCCTATCCGCGACGGGCGGATCGATGAGGCGACGTTCCGTGGGTTCGTCGATTGGCAGATCGAAAATGGCTCGTCCGCGCTCGTGCCCTGCGGCACGACGGGCGAGAGCGCGACCATGTCGATCGAGGAGCATGACCGTGTCGTCGCCATCTGCGTGGAGCAGGCGGCGGGGCGCGTGCCGGTGATCGCCGGCTGCGGATCGAACCAGACGACGGTGGCCGCCTCGCATATGGATCGCGCCAAGGCGGCGGGTGCCGATGCGGCCTTGGTGGTGCTGCCTTATTACAACCGTCCCAATCAGGACGGGATCGAGGCGCATTTCCGCCATCTGGCGGCGCATAACGATCTGCCGATCATCATCTACAACGTGCCCGGCCGCACCGTGACCGACATTACGGTGGAGACGATGGCGAAGCTCGCCGCGCTGCCGACGATCGTGGGCGTGAAGGATGCGAGCGGCAAGGCCGAGCGGGTGACGGCGCAGCGCCTCGCCTGCGGTCCCGATTTCTGCCAGCTTTCCGGCAATGACGACATGGCGCTCGGCTTCATGGCGATGGGCGGCAAGGGCTGCATCTCGGTGACGGCCAATGTCGCGCCGCGCCTGTGCGCCGATTTCCAGGCGGCCTGCGCCGAAGGGCGCTGGGGCGATGCGCTGGCGCTGCAGGATCGCCTGTTCCCGCTCCATGCCGCTTTGTTCAGCGATGCCTCGCCAGGGCCGACCAAATATGCGCTCACGAAGGTGCGCCCCGGTTTCCCGGAGGAACTGCGCCTGCCGATGACGTGGCCGAGCGAGGCGAGCCGCAAGGCGGTGGACGCCGCGCTGGCGCATGCGGGGCTTCTGTAA
- the recA gene encoding recombinase RecA, translating to MAASLKVIDGNMASANERQKALDAALAQIDRAFGKGSAMKLGSREKVEIEAISTGSLGLDIALGIGGLPRGRIIEVYGPESSGKTTLALHAIAEAQRAGGTAAFVDAEHALDPVYAKKLGVDIDELIVSQPDTGEQALEITDTLIRSNAIDVLVVDSVAALVPRAEIEGEMGDSHVGLQARLMSQALRKITGSISRSRTLVIFINQLRMKIGVMYGNPETTTGGNALKFYASVRLDIRRTGQIKDRDDIVGNTTRVKVVKNKVAPPFKQVEFDIMYGEGISKVGEILDLGVKAGVVEKSGAWFSYDSIRIGQGRENAKTYLRENPEVCARLERAIRGNASEVADQMMSGPEPDDDL from the coding sequence ATGGCGGCTTCCCTGAAGGTGATTGACGGCAACATGGCGAGTGCGAACGAACGGCAGAAGGCGCTGGATGCGGCGCTGGCGCAGATAGACCGGGCTTTCGGAAAGGGCTCGGCGATGAAGCTGGGCAGCCGCGAGAAGGTGGAGATCGAGGCGATCTCGACGGGATCGCTGGGTCTGGATATCGCGCTCGGCATCGGCGGTCTGCCGCGCGGGCGCATCATCGAAGTGTATGGGCCGGAATCGTCGGGCAAGACGACGCTGGCGCTCCACGCCATCGCCGAGGCGCAGCGCGCCGGCGGCACGGCGGCCTTCGTCGATGCCGAACATGCGCTCGATCCGGTCTACGCCAAGAAACTGGGCGTCGATATCGACGAGCTGATCGTCTCGCAGCCCGACACGGGCGAGCAGGCGCTGGAAATCACCGATACGCTGATCCGCTCGAACGCGATCGACGTGCTGGTGGTCGATTCGGTGGCCGCGCTGGTGCCGCGCGCCGAAATCGAGGGCGAGATGGGCGACAGCCATGTCGGCCTGCAGGCGCGCCTGATGAGCCAGGCGCTCCGCAAGATCACCGGATCGATCAGCCGCAGCCGCACGCTCGTCATCTTCATCAATCAGCTGCGCATGAAGATCGGCGTGATGTACGGCAATCCGGAGACGACGACGGGCGGCAACGCGCTGAAATTCTACGCGTCGGTCCGTCTCGACATCCGCCGCACCGGCCAGATCAAGGATCGCGACGATATCGTCGGCAACACGACCCGCGTGAAGGTCGTGAAGAACAAGGTCGCGCCGCCGTTCAAGCAGGTCGAATTCGACATCATGTATGGCGAAGGCATCTCGAAGGTCGGCGAGATCCTCGATCTCGGCGTGAAGGCCGGCGTGGTCGAGAAGTCCGGCGCGTGGTTCAGCTATGACAGCATCCGCATCGGCCAGGGCCGCGAGAATGCGAAGACCTATCTGCGGGAAAATCCCGAGGTCTGCGCGCGGCTGGAGCGTGCGATCCGGGGCAATGCCTCGGAGGTGGCGGACCAGATGATGAGCGGACCGGAGCCTGACGACGATCTGTAG
- a CDS encoding polyphosphate kinase 2 family protein, which translates to MTIDLSDYEAGHRYHGHYQHDLAALQQRLDRILVAHILHGRRAVIMFEGWDAAGKGGIIQRLSAEWDPRHYEVWPISAPTAKEKAHHFLWRFRERLPDPGEIAVFDRSWYGRVLVERVEAFATEAEWRAGYDEINTFEDQLAEDGITLVKLFVHVTQKTQDKRLRDRVRDPWKRWKTGAEDFRNRARRADYLAAMAEMFVRTDRPKARWHAIDGNDKKAARIAALTIIADCLERAVPMAPPALDPDVAALAKDVLGMKVAKLL; encoded by the coding sequence ATGACGATCGATCTCAGCGATTACGAAGCCGGCCATCGCTATCATGGCCATTATCAGCACGATCTGGCGGCCCTGCAGCAGCGGCTGGATCGCATCCTCGTCGCCCATATCCTGCATGGCCGCCGCGCGGTGATCATGTTCGAGGGGTGGGATGCCGCCGGCAAGGGCGGCATCATCCAGCGCCTCTCGGCCGAGTGGGATCCACGCCATTACGAGGTGTGGCCGATCTCCGCGCCGACCGCCAAGGAGAAGGCGCACCATTTCCTGTGGCGTTTCCGCGAACGTCTGCCCGATCCGGGCGAAATCGCGGTGTTCGATCGCAGCTGGTATGGCCGCGTGCTGGTGGAGCGGGTCGAGGCCTTCGCGACCGAGGCGGAGTGGCGCGCCGGCTATGACGAGATCAACACGTTCGAGGATCAGCTGGCCGAGGACGGCATCACGCTGGTGAAGCTGTTCGTCCACGTCACGCAGAAGACGCAGGACAAGCGCCTGCGCGATCGGGTGCGCGATCCGTGGAAACGCTGGAAGACGGGCGCGGAGGATTTCCGCAACCGCGCGCGCCGCGCCGATTATCTCGCGGCGATGGCGGAGATGTTCGTCCGCACCGATCGCCCGAAGGCGCGCTGGCATGCGATCGACGGCAACGACAAGAAGGCGGCGCGCATCGCGGCGCTGACGATCATCGCGGATTGCCTGGAGCGCGCCGTGCCGATGGCGCCGCCCGCGCTGGATCCGGATGTCGCGGCGTTGGCCAAGGACGTGCTGGGGATGAAGGTGGCGAAGCTGCTGTGA
- a CDS encoding ATP-binding protein: MASLSPIAPRAPRMSRPGLLIGLALAVAVAASLALGWQYLGGSPFLLYAGALMAGFGAAFVLWRLDVAGEGVSAALTADWGLMRAAFADSQDAVAVTNRAGKLVCASPRYEELGGHLMLPRELPFEGQGLERLTEACRAAWRDGEAAIDQLVLGDTRFWALLRRCGQHEDHIVWRFRVILDETPLDRARAITIGSGGRRLGEAGVMMVVVDHGGVLIAANDVFTRRALGSESESLEGIPLIDLLRTDADGTIRLARDGDEAPALRIVPIPLGTEREDEEGPTAFLILDEDPEAITAAAARGAATHHLHGLLAMLPLGLALVERDGRFLFFNEAFARAAGISGTEHVVYPSDLVVEEDKGTVSDAVRRFAGGRALPGDLAVRLKSRSEDPVALTIANAKGLGDAAVLLSLKDDSEQSTLKRQIAQATKMQAVGQLAGGVAHDFNNILTAIIGHCDLMAMRHTPGDIDYDDIQQIKHNSNRAAALTRQLLAFSRQQTLRPQVLQLPEVISEISQLIRRLIGETIKLEVKHGRNLGLIRADPGQLEQVIVNLCVNARDAMPDGGRLTLQTYAVSAAEVRRMRSDIMPIADYTALKVSDMGVGIPQENLNKIFEPFFTTKEVGKGTGLGLSTVYGIVKQTDGFIFATSEVGHGTSFTIYLPVTQAAAPVPQAPVRVEASGELWGTGTILLVEDEAMVRAVAERALTRQGYKVLVAGNGEEALEILEREDVAIDLLISDVVMPAMDGPTLVRHARESMPDLKVLFMSGYAEEQLRKSIAIDRVSFLSKPFSVQQLGQAARDTLAEG, encoded by the coding sequence ATGGCCTCACTGAGTCCGATCGCGCCGCGTGCGCCGCGCATGTCTCGCCCCGGCCTGTTGATCGGCCTCGCGCTCGCGGTGGCCGTCGCGGCCTCGCTGGCTTTGGGCTGGCAATATCTCGGCGGCTCTCCCTTCCTTCTCTATGCCGGTGCGCTGATGGCGGGCTTCGGCGCGGCCTTCGTATTGTGGCGGCTGGACGTGGCGGGAGAGGGTGTCTCCGCGGCGCTCACCGCCGACTGGGGGCTGATGCGGGCCGCCTTCGCCGATTCGCAGGATGCGGTGGCGGTGACCAACCGGGCGGGCAAACTGGTCTGCGCCAGCCCGCGCTACGAGGAACTGGGCGGGCATCTGATGCTGCCGCGCGAACTGCCCTTCGAAGGGCAGGGGCTGGAGCGGCTGACGGAGGCATGTCGCGCGGCATGGCGCGACGGCGAGGCCGCGATCGATCAACTGGTGCTGGGCGACACGCGCTTCTGGGCGCTGCTGCGGCGCTGCGGCCAGCACGAAGACCATATCGTATGGCGTTTCCGCGTGATCCTCGACGAGACGCCGCTGGATCGGGCCCGCGCGATCACGATCGGCAGCGGCGGGCGCCGCCTTGGCGAAGCCGGCGTGATGATGGTGGTCGTCGACCATGGCGGCGTGCTGATCGCCGCCAACGACGTCTTCACCCGCCGGGCGTTGGGATCGGAATCCGAATCGCTCGAGGGGATACCGTTGATCGATCTGCTCCGAACGGACGCGGACGGCACGATCCGGCTGGCGCGCGACGGGGACGAGGCGCCCGCACTCCGTATCGTGCCCATTCCGCTCGGGACCGAGCGCGAGGATGAGGAGGGGCCGACCGCCTTCCTGATCCTGGACGAGGACCCCGAAGCGATCACCGCCGCCGCGGCGCGCGGCGCCGCCACGCACCATCTGCACGGCCTGCTCGCGATGCTGCCGCTGGGCCTCGCGCTGGTGGAGCGCGACGGGCGCTTCCTGTTCTTCAACGAGGCGTTCGCGCGTGCGGCCGGCATCAGCGGCACCGAGCATGTCGTCTATCCCAGCGACCTCGTCGTGGAGGAGGACAAGGGCACCGTCTCCGATGCGGTGCGCCGCTTCGCGGGCGGGCGGGCGCTGCCAGGCGATCTGGCGGTGCGATTGAAGAGCCGGTCCGAGGATCCGGTGGCGCTCACCATCGCCAATGCCAAGGGGCTGGGCGATGCGGCCGTGCTGCTGAGCCTGAAGGACGATAGCGAGCAATCGACGCTCAAGCGCCAGATCGCTCAGGCGACGAAGATGCAGGCGGTGGGCCAGCTCGCCGGCGGCGTCGCCCACGATTTCAACAACATATTGACCGCCATCATCGGCCATTGCGATCTGATGGCGATGCGCCACACGCCCGGCGACATCGATTATGACGACATCCAGCAGATCAAGCATAACAGCAATCGCGCCGCCGCGCTGACGCGCCAGTTGCTGGCCTTCTCGCGCCAGCAGACGTTGAGGCCGCAGGTGCTGCAGCTGCCCGAGGTCATTTCCGAAATCTCGCAGCTGATCCGTCGCCTGATCGGCGAGACGATCAAGCTGGAGGTGAAGCATGGCCGCAATCTCGGCCTGATCCGCGCCGATCCGGGCCAGCTGGAGCAGGTGATCGTCAATCTCTGCGTGAATGCGCGGGATGCGATGCCGGACGGCGGGCGGCTGACGCTGCAGACCTATGCGGTGTCCGCCGCCGAGGTGCGGCGGATGCGCAGCGATATCATGCCGATCGCGGATTATACGGCGCTCAAGGTGTCCGACATGGGCGTCGGCATCCCGCAGGAGAATCTCAACAAGATCTTCGAGCCCTTCTTCACCACCAAGGAAGTGGGCAAGGGCACGGGGCTGGGGCTTTCCACCGTCTACGGTATCGTCAAGCAGACCGACGGCTTCATCTTCGCCACCTCCGAAGTGGGGCACGGCACCAGCTTCACCATCTATCTGCCCGTCACGCAGGCGGCAGCACCCGTGCCGCAGGCGCCGGTGCGCGTGGAGGCGAGCGGCGAATTGTGGGGCACGGGCACGATCCTGCTGGTGGAGGACGAGGCGATGGTGCGCGCGGTGGCGGAGCGCGCGCTGACGCGCCAGGGCTACAAGGTGCTCGTCGCCGGCAATGGCGAGGAGGCGCTGGAGATATTGGAGCGCGAGGATGTCGCGATCGATCTGCTGATCTCCGACGTCGTGATGCCGGCGATGGACGGCCCTACCCTCGTGCGCCATGCGCGCGAGAGCATGCCCGATCTGAAGGTGCTGTTCATGTCCGGCTATGCCGAGGAGCAGCTCCGCAAATCGATCGCGATCGATCGGGTGAGCTTCCTGTCCAAGCCCTTCTCGGTCCAGCAATTGGGGCAGGCCGCGCGGGATACTCTGGCCGAGGGGTGA
- a CDS encoding GreA/GreB family elongation factor, producing the protein MADEAPITPTGMATLKARYHQLFSDDRPKLVEVISWAAGNGDRSENGDYIYGRKKLREIDRELSFLARRMKAVRVIDPAQQEDRARAWFGATVTIADEDDNRRILTLVGEDEADASAGRISWRSPLARALRGAAVGDLRTVQLPAGAKEYEVMAIAYPV; encoded by the coding sequence ATGGCCGACGAGGCACCGATCACGCCGACCGGCATGGCTACGCTGAAGGCGCGTTACCACCAGCTCTTCTCGGACGACCGGCCCAAGCTGGTCGAGGTGATTTCGTGGGCGGCGGGCAATGGCGACCGCTCCGAAAACGGCGATTACATCTACGGCCGCAAGAAATTGCGCGAGATCGATCGCGAGCTGTCATTCCTCGCCCGCCGGATGAAAGCGGTGCGCGTGATCGATCCCGCCCAGCAGGAGGATCGCGCCCGCGCCTGGTTCGGCGCCACCGTCACGATCGCCGACGAGGATGACAATCGGCGCATCCTGACGTTGGTGGGCGAGGACGAGGCCGATGCCTCTGCGGGCCGCATCAGCTGGCGCTCTCCCCTCGCCCGCGCGCTGCGCGGGGCGGCGGTGGGCGATCTGCGCACCGTCCAGCTTCCGGCCGGGGCGAAGGAATATGAGGTGATGGCGATCGCCTATCCGGTGTGA
- the aspS gene encoding aspartate--tRNA ligase, with protein sequence MHAYRTHSCAELFAEHVGESVRLSGWVHRKRDHGGVLFVDLRDHYGITQVVADADSPALPILESLRVESVVTIDGVVKARAEGTANTNLATGEIEVFAKSVTVQSAAQELPLPVAGEADYPEEIRLRNRFLDLRRETLHANIVLRSGVIASLRRRMIDQGFTEFQTPILTASSPEGARDYLVPSRVHPGKFYALPQAPQMFKQLLMVAGFDRYFQIAPCFRDEDARADRSPGEFYQLDFEMSFVTQEDVFHAIEPVLHGVFEEYANWQGKGRTVSPLPFQRIPYRESMLKYGNDKPDLRNPILISDVSEAFKGSGFGRFASIVETGDVVRAIPAPNTADKSRKFFDDMNSWAQSEGFAGLGYATRKGGEWGGPIAKNHGEDKMTALADSLGLGPDDGLFFAAGKEAQAAKLAGLARTRVGEQLGLIDEKRFEFCWIVDFPMFEYDEDNKKVDFSHNPFSMPQGELEALETKDPLDILAYQYDIVCNGVELSSGAIRNHKPEIMYKAFEIAGYSQQDVDTNFAGMINAFKYGAPPHGGSAPGVDRIVMLLADQPNIREVIVFPMTQKAEDLMMGAPAPATPKQLRELHIRTIDTGGTKPAA encoded by the coding sequence ATGCACGCCTACCGTACCCATAGCTGCGCCGAGCTGTTTGCCGAGCATGTCGGCGAGAGCGTCCGCCTCTCCGGCTGGGTTCATCGCAAGCGGGATCATGGCGGCGTGCTGTTCGTCGATCTGCGCGATCATTACGGTATCACGCAGGTGGTGGCCGATGCGGACAGCCCCGCGCTGCCGATTCTGGAAAGCCTGCGTGTGGAGTCGGTCGTCACGATCGACGGCGTTGTGAAGGCGCGCGCCGAGGGCACGGCCAACACCAATCTCGCGACGGGCGAGATCGAGGTGTTCGCCAAGAGCGTGACCGTGCAGTCGGCCGCGCAGGAACTGCCGCTGCCGGTGGCGGGCGAGGCCGACTATCCGGAGGAGATTCGCCTCCGCAACCGCTTCCTCGATCTCCGCCGCGAGACGCTGCATGCGAACATCGTGCTGCGCTCGGGCGTGATCGCCAGCCTGCGCCGCCGGATGATCGACCAGGGCTTCACCGAATTCCAGACGCCGATCCTGACCGCCTCCAGCCCCGAGGGCGCGCGCGACTATCTTGTCCCGTCGCGTGTCCACCCCGGCAAGTTCTACGCGCTTCCGCAGGCGCCGCAGATGTTCAAGCAGCTGCTGATGGTGGCGGGCTTCGATCGCTATTTCCAGATCGCGCCCTGTTTCCGCGACGAGGATGCGCGCGCGGATCGCAGCCCGGGCGAATTCTACCAGCTCGATTTCGAGATGAGCTTCGTCACGCAGGAAGACGTGTTCCACGCGATCGAGCCCGTGCTGCACGGCGTGTTCGAGGAATATGCGAACTGGCAGGGCAAGGGCCGCACCGTCAGCCCGCTGCCGTTCCAGCGCATCCCCTATCGCGAATCGATGCTGAAGTATGGCAACGACAAGCCGGACCTGCGCAACCCGATCCTGATCTCGGACGTGTCCGAGGCGTTCAAGGGTTCGGGCTTCGGCCGCTTCGCCTCGATCGTGGAGACGGGTGACGTCGTGCGCGCGATCCCGGCGCCGAACACCGCTGACAAGAGCCGCAAATTCTTCGACGACATGAACAGCTGGGCGCAGAGCGAAGGCTTTGCCGGCCTCGGCTACGCCACGCGCAAGGGCGGCGAATGGGGCGGCCCGATCGCCAAGAATCATGGCGAGGACAAGATGACGGCGCTGGCCGACAGCCTCGGCCTCGGGCCCGACGACGGCCTGTTCTTCGCGGCGGGCAAGGAGGCGCAGGCCGCCAAGCTCGCCGGCCTCGCGCGTACCCGCGTGGGCGAGCAGCTGGGCCTGATCGACGAAAAGCGCTTCGAATTCTGCTGGATCGTCGACTTTCCGATGTTCGAATATGACGAGGACAACAAGAAGGTCGATTTCAGCCACAACCCCTTCTCGATGCCGCAGGGCGAGCTGGAGGCGCTGGAGACCAAGGATCCGCTGGATATCCTCGCTTATCAGTATGACATCGTCTGCAACGGCGTGGAGCTGTCGTCGGGCGCGATCCGGAACCACAAGCCCGAGATCATGTACAAGGCGTTCGAGATCGCGGGCTACAGCCAGCAGGACGTGGACACCAATTTCGCGGGCATGATCAATGCGTTCAAATATGGCGCGCCGCCGCATGGCGGCTCGGCGCCGGGCGTGGACCGCATCGTGATGCTGCTGGCCGACCAGCCGAACATCCGCGAAGTGATCGTCTTCCCGATGACGCAGAAGGCGGAAGACCTGATGATGGGCGCGCCGGCCCCGGCCACGCCCAAGCAACTGCGCGAGCTGCACATCCGCACGATCGATACGGGCGGCACCAAGCCGGCGGCGTGA
- the smpB gene encoding SsrA-binding protein SmpB translates to MARPHPPEFEKKKIVAENRRARFEYFLEEFFEAGIALTGTEVKSLRFGEGTIAEAYAEVKNGEVSLINANIPEYNFGNRFNHEPKRPRKLLLRARQIERMEKSIGREGMTLIPMSVYFNGRGRAKVELALAKGKKLHDKRETVKARDWKRDQQRLMRERG, encoded by the coding sequence ATGGCCCGTCCGCATCCCCCCGAATTCGAGAAGAAGAAGATCGTCGCCGAGAACCGGCGCGCGCGCTTCGAATATTTCCTCGAGGAGTTTTTCGAGGCCGGCATCGCCCTCACCGGCACCGAGGTGAAATCGCTGCGCTTCGGCGAGGGGACGATCGCCGAGGCCTATGCCGAGGTGAAGAATGGCGAGGTCAGTCTGATCAACGCCAACATTCCCGAATATAATTTCGGCAATCGCTTCAATCACGAGCCCAAGCGGCCGCGCAAATTGCTGCTGCGCGCGCGCCAGATCGAGAGGATGGAAAAGAGCATCGGCCGCGAAGGGATGACGCTGATCCCGATGTCGGTCTATTTCAACGGGCGAGGCCGCGCGAAGGTGGAACTGGCGCTGGCCAAGGGCAAGAAGCTGCACGACAAGCGCGAGACCGTGAAGGCGCGTGACTGGAAGCGCGACCAGCAACGGCTGATGCGCGAGCGGGGCTGA
- a CDS encoding lytic transglycosylase domain-containing protein, whose product MVGRYVIPAALLLSIGTAATALTMRQPGVAPEGLGTPPAPPQSTIPPLPPETDPLWGAINSWDRLRQSDSLPFADYASFLLAHRGWPGEMALRRAAERAIQPDVTDPRLVATFLTTFPPQTGAGRVRLAEALAASGRMEEARAAAAAAWIGGTLSPDDEARLTAKFGPGFTQADQDKRMERLLWSNATAAAQRQIALVSPARQPLYAARLAFQTRAPDAGSITVSGADRDPGYAIDRANWLRNTAQSPAMRAYLSQTRSWDAAPFDPEIYLKTLLTAAQGAATDNQSTLAYDIAGNADAAFATGTLVRDRPLSERDPYTSLVWLAGQTALKKLNRPRDAEAMFVRYATASQTSGSQTKGEYWAGRAAEAAGDRPGAQAHYANAARNVDQFYGQLATERLGKSIAVPADPPAVAVPTATRSAFFQSEIVRAARLLGKQRRWQDQTQFVRTIALNAKTDQDHVLAGELAREIARPDLGVIVSRQARTSGARDPIRIGFPTIPVPPVMESHWTMIHAISRQESQFDREALSHANAKGLMQLMNPTAKEQAGKLGMPWDPARLTADPGYNVMLGSSFFDRMLTYYNGSYVLAVASYNAGPGNVNKFVRANGDPRMPGVDVVDWIEAIPLSETRGYVQKVLENAVVYDLFNPERAKTPEKDRLSYYLGKKSAG is encoded by the coding sequence GTGGTAGGTCGCTATGTCATTCCCGCAGCCTTGCTGCTGTCGATCGGCACCGCCGCCACGGCGCTGACGATGCGCCAGCCGGGCGTGGCCCCGGAGGGACTCGGCACGCCCCCGGCGCCGCCGCAATCCACCATCCCGCCGCTGCCGCCCGAGACGGATCCGCTGTGGGGCGCGATCAACAGCTGGGATCGTCTGCGGCAGAGCGACAGCCTGCCCTTCGCCGATTATGCGAGCTTCCTGCTCGCGCATCGCGGCTGGCCGGGCGAGATGGCGCTGCGCCGCGCTGCCGAGCGCGCGATCCAGCCGGACGTCACCGATCCGCGCCTCGTCGCGACCTTCCTCACCACCTTCCCGCCGCAGACGGGCGCCGGGCGCGTGCGGCTGGCCGAAGCGCTCGCCGCGTCCGGGCGGATGGAGGAAGCGCGCGCCGCCGCCGCCGCCGCCTGGATCGGCGGCACGCTGTCGCCCGACGACGAGGCGCGACTCACCGCGAAGTTCGGCCCCGGCTTCACGCAGGCCGATCAGGACAAGCGCATGGAGCGCCTGCTGTGGAGCAACGCCACCGCCGCCGCCCAGCGCCAGATCGCGCTCGTCAGCCCCGCCCGCCAGCCGCTTTATGCCGCCCGCCTCGCCTTCCAGACGCGCGCGCCCGATGCCGGATCGATCACGGTCAGCGGCGCCGATCGCGATCCCGGCTATGCGATCGACCGTGCCAACTGGCTGCGGAACACCGCGCAGAGCCCGGCGATGCGGGCGTACCTGTCGCAGACGCGCAGCTGGGATGCCGCGCCCTTCGATCCGGAAATCTATCTCAAGACCCTGCTCACCGCCGCGCAGGGCGCCGCGACCGACAATCAGTCGACGCTCGCCTACGACATTGCCGGCAATGCCGATGCGGCCTTCGCCACCGGCACTCTGGTTCGCGACCGGCCGCTGTCCGAGCGCGATCCCTACACCAGCCTCGTCTGGCTGGCCGGGCAGACCGCGCTGAAGAAGCTCAACCGGCCGCGCGATGCCGAGGCGATGTTCGTCCGCTACGCCACCGCCTCGCAGACGTCGGGCAGCCAGACCAAGGGCGAATATTGGGCGGGCCGCGCCGCCGAAGCGGCGGGCGACCGCCCCGGCGCGCAGGCCCATTATGCCAATGCCGCGCGCAACGTGGACCAATTCTACGGCCAGCTCGCCACCGAGCGGTTGGGGAAATCGATCGCGGTGCCGGCCGATCCGCCCGCCGTCGCCGTCCCCACCGCGACGCGCTCGGCCTTCTTCCAGAGCGAGATCGTCCGTGCCGCCCGTTTGCTCGGCAAGCAGCGCCGCTGGCAGGATCAGACGCAGTTCGTCCGCACGATCGCACTGAATGCGAAGACCGATCAGGATCATGTTCTCGCCGGCGAACTGGCGCGCGAGATCGCCCGACCCGATCTCGGCGTGATCGTCTCGCGTCAGGCCCGCACCTCCGGCGCGCGCGATCCGATCCGCATCGGCTTCCCCACCATCCCGGTGCCGCCGGTGATGGAGAGCCACTGGACGATGATCCACGCCATCTCGCGCCAGGAAAGCCAGTTCGATCGCGAGGCGCTCAGCCATGCGAACGCCAAGGGCCTGATGCAGCTGATGAACCCCACCGCCAAGGAGCAGGCGGGCAAGCTCGGCATGCCATGGGATCCGGCGCGCCTGACGGCCGATCCGGGCTATAACGTAATGCTCGGCTCCAGCTTCTTCGATCGGATGCTGACCTATTATAACGGCAGCTACGTGCTGGCGGTCGCGAGCTACAATGCCGGTCCCGGCAACGTGAACAAGTTCGTGCGCGCCAATGGCGATCCGCGCATGCCCGGCGTCGACGTGGTCGACTGGATCGAGGCGATCCCGCTCAGCGAGACGCGCGGCTATGTCCAGAAGGTGCTGGAAAATGCGGTCGTCTACGACCTGTTCAATCCCGAGCGCGCGAAGACCCCCGAAAAGGACCGTCTGAGCTATTATCTCGGCAAGAAGAGCGCCGGATAG
- a CDS encoding response regulator, translating into MTDRLSVLVIEDEPLIAMMLEDFVDVLGHEIAGTVDTIAGALDAVGAGGFDVAILDVHLRDGVCWPVADALTAANKPFLIASGGFVEAPPAHHASARQLAKPFTLDGVRVALEEVSRV; encoded by the coding sequence ATGACAGACCGTCTTTCCGTGCTCGTGATCGAAGACGAGCCGCTGATCGCCATGATGCTCGAGGATTTTGTCGACGTTCTGGGGCATGAAATTGCCGGAACGGTGGACACGATCGCGGGCGCGCTGGACGCCGTGGGGGCTGGCGGCTTCGACGTGGCGATCCTCGACGTGCATCTGCGCGACGGCGTGTGCTGGCCCGTGGCCGACGCGCTGACGGCCGCGAACAAGCCGTTCCTGATCGCCTCGGGGGGCTTCGTCGAGGCCCCGCCGGCGCATCATGCGAGCGCGCGCCAGCTGGCCAAGCCATTCACGCTGGACGGCGTGCGCGTGGCGCTGGAGGAAGTCAGCCGCGTCTGA